One window of Salegentibacter sp. Hel_I_6 genomic DNA carries:
- a CDS encoding MATE family efflux transporter, translating to MRKRKQPIKYTEGRIFSSLANLAWPIILANILQTAYQLIDTFWLGRLGADAVAAVSISFPILFLILSLGAGLTLAGTVIVSQYKGAENQDQVNYSSSQTVFVIFFISVLLAIVGYFSSPPLMKLIGAGPEILSDSVSYFKVSSLGFIFLFMFYVFQSLMRGIGNVLLPMYIVLATVFLNLLLDPLFIFGFGPIPGFGVAGAAVASVITQGLSALTGMIILFRGNKGIKISFSRMKFDFAWTRKMFNIGIPSSIEMSTRAGGMTVMVMLVTSFGSEVVAAYGIGSRVLSLIVVPALGFAIATTTLVGQNVGAGKIKRAEKIGNLSAKIAFFGLTGIGMVLFFLAEPITAFFVPNDPDVIRDGSLFIKIMAPSFGVLGVQQVLNGVFNGAGFTKASLLISVFALWIVRFPTAFVLSNNTDLSFEGIWWAFPISNVIAAIVAFGYYKMGYWKLRTIKYRHRQL from the coding sequence TTGCGAAAAAGAAAACAACCTATAAAATATACTGAAGGCAGGATTTTTAGCTCTCTGGCCAATTTGGCGTGGCCAATTATCCTGGCCAATATTTTGCAAACAGCCTATCAGTTAATTGATACGTTTTGGTTGGGAAGGCTGGGTGCCGATGCCGTGGCTGCGGTGAGTATAAGTTTTCCAATTCTTTTTCTTATTCTATCGCTTGGTGCCGGTTTAACGCTGGCAGGTACCGTAATTGTTTCGCAATACAAAGGTGCTGAAAACCAGGATCAGGTTAATTATAGTTCTTCTCAAACGGTTTTTGTGATCTTTTTTATATCGGTTTTGTTGGCGATAGTTGGTTATTTTTCTTCCCCACCCTTAATGAAACTCATAGGAGCAGGACCAGAAATTCTTAGTGATTCTGTGAGTTACTTTAAAGTATCTTCCCTGGGTTTTATTTTCCTGTTTATGTTTTACGTATTCCAGTCACTTATGCGTGGGATAGGGAATGTATTATTGCCAATGTATATTGTTCTGGCAACAGTTTTTCTAAACTTACTTCTGGATCCGCTTTTCATTTTCGGTTTTGGGCCTATCCCGGGTTTTGGAGTAGCCGGTGCAGCGGTAGCCAGTGTAATTACACAGGGGCTTTCAGCATTAACAGGTATGATTATTCTTTTCCGTGGAAATAAAGGCATAAAAATTAGTTTTAGCAGGATGAAATTTGATTTCGCGTGGACGAGAAAAATGTTCAATATCGGAATTCCTTCCAGTATAGAGATGTCTACACGAGCCGGGGGAATGACGGTTATGGTTATGCTGGTTACTAGTTTTGGCAGCGAAGTAGTAGCGGCATATGGTATTGGAAGCCGGGTTTTAAGTTTAATTGTAGTACCCGCCCTGGGATTCGCTATTGCTACCACAACTTTGGTAGGACAAAATGTAGGAGCTGGAAAAATAAAGCGGGCTGAAAAAATTGGAAATCTAAGTGCGAAAATTGCCTTTTTTGGACTTACCGGAATAGGCATGGTCCTTTTCTTTTTAGCAGAACCAATTACCGCCTTTTTTGTACCCAATGATCCAGATGTTATTCGGGACGGTTCATTGTTTATAAAAATTATGGCACCAAGTTTTGGAGTGCTGGGTGTACAGCAGGTATTAAATGGTGTTTTTAATGGTGCAGGCTTTACTAAAGCTTCTTTATTAATTTCAGTTTTTGCGCTCTGGATTGTTAGATTCCCTACTGCTTTCGTGCTTTCTAATAATACCGATCTTTCTTTTGAAGGCATTTGGTGGGCATTTCCTATTTCTAATGTTATTGCTGCAATTGTAGCATTCGGATATTATAAAATGGGATACTGGAAATTAAGAACTATAAAATATCGTCATCGTCAATTGTAA
- a CDS encoding aspartate/glutamate racemase family protein has translation MNLLGMIGGTSWHSTIEYYRLLNELVGDKIGTQQNPPLLLYSLNVKLMRENDPEKIKNSYLEIATKLEKAGAKAIIICANTPHLVFDFVQPKINIPILHIADAIAKEAQRHGYKKLGLLGTKPTMTGNFLQGRLAEKHQIDTLIPSEEYIDETHLFISEELTQGKFTDKAKDFYLEQMQLLKERGAEAIILGCTELPMLIKETDTKIPLLDTTKLHAQMATEFILKENK, from the coding sequence ATGAATTTACTGGGAATGATTGGGGGCACCTCCTGGCACTCTACCATAGAATATTATCGACTTTTAAATGAGCTGGTAGGCGATAAAATTGGGACACAACAAAATCCGCCTTTACTTTTATATAGCCTAAACGTAAAGTTGATGCGTGAAAACGATCCTGAAAAAATTAAAAATTCATATTTAGAAATTGCCACCAAATTAGAAAAGGCCGGGGCCAAAGCGATAATAATTTGTGCTAACACTCCACACCTGGTTTTTGATTTTGTACAGCCAAAGATCAATATTCCCATACTTCATATTGCCGATGCTATTGCCAAAGAAGCACAACGTCATGGTTATAAAAAACTGGGACTTTTGGGAACCAAACCAACAATGACAGGGAATTTTCTCCAGGGAAGATTAGCGGAAAAACATCAAATTGACACCTTGATCCCTTCGGAAGAATATATTGATGAAACGCATCTGTTTATTTCTGAAGAACTAACCCAGGGGAAATTCACAGATAAAGCTAAAGACTTTTATTTAGAGCAAATGCAACTGCTTAAAGAGCGCGGCGCCGAAGCGATTATTTTAGGTTGCACCGAACTTCCTATGCTTATAAAAGAAACCGACACTAAAATTCCGCTTTTAGATACTACTAAATTACACGCCCAAATGGCTACCGAATTTATCCTGAAAGAAAACAAGTAA
- the serA gene encoding phosphoglycerate dehydrogenase: MSENKHFVIDFDSTFTQVEALDVLGEISLTNDPDKQKNLNEVEALTDRGMKGEMSFRESLVERLRLLKANKEHLPDLVASLSEKVSSSFVRNREFFNDHHENIYIVSNGFKEFIVPIVEPYGIKPEHVFANTFEYDDDGNIVSFDHDNVLSSNNGKVEQLKKLNLKGDVYVIGDGYTDYEIKAAGLANKFYAFTENVERANILEKADHITPSLDEFLFVHNMNKAISYPKNRINVLLLENVHQDAVDIMKKEGYNVTVHPGAMDEDELCERIKDVSVIGIRSKTHLTEKVLANANRLIAVGAFCIGTNQIDLQTCLKKGIAVFNAPYSNTRSVVELAIGEIILLMRNLPDKMRLMHEGKWEKSANNSFETRGKKLGIIGYGNIGKQLSVMAESVGFDVYYYDVEEKLPMGNVTKCNSLKELLETVDIVTLHVDGRKENKDIIGEKEFGYMKENVIFLNLSRGHVVDIKALKKNIESGKIMGAGIDVYPQEPKTNNEEFISELRNLPNVILTPHIGGSTLEAQENIGNFVPGKIIEYINTGSTTNSVNFPNLQLPVLHNAHRLIHIHENRPGILAEINRILAGHDINIEGQYLKTNETIGYVITDIDKQYDKKVIKDLKGLKGTIRFRVLY, from the coding sequence ATGAGTGAAAACAAACACTTTGTAATAGATTTTGATAGTACATTCACCCAGGTGGAAGCCCTGGATGTATTAGGAGAAATTTCCTTAACCAACGATCCAGATAAACAAAAAAACCTGAATGAGGTTGAAGCTTTAACCGATAGGGGAATGAAAGGCGAAATGTCTTTTAGAGAATCCCTGGTAGAGCGGTTGAGATTATTGAAAGCAAATAAAGAACATTTGCCAGATTTGGTAGCCAGCTTAAGCGAAAAGGTGTCTTCCTCATTTGTTAGAAACCGGGAATTCTTTAACGATCATCACGAGAACATCTATATTGTTTCCAATGGGTTTAAAGAATTTATAGTGCCTATTGTAGAGCCTTACGGAATAAAACCAGAACATGTTTTTGCCAATACGTTTGAATATGATGATGATGGGAACATTGTAAGTTTTGATCACGATAATGTATTGTCTTCCAATAATGGAAAAGTAGAACAGCTTAAGAAATTAAACTTAAAAGGCGATGTTTATGTAATTGGTGATGGTTACACCGATTATGAAATAAAAGCTGCCGGACTTGCCAATAAATTTTATGCATTTACAGAAAATGTTGAACGGGCAAATATTCTGGAAAAAGCCGACCATATTACCCCTAGTTTAGATGAATTTTTATTTGTACACAATATGAACAAAGCAATTTCTTACCCTAAAAATAGAATTAACGTACTTCTTCTTGAAAATGTTCACCAGGACGCGGTAGACATTATGAAAAAAGAAGGTTACAATGTGACTGTGCATCCCGGCGCGATGGATGAAGATGAACTTTGTGAGCGTATAAAAGATGTTTCAGTAATCGGAATTCGATCTAAGACCCATTTAACCGAAAAAGTTCTGGCAAATGCCAACCGCTTAATAGCTGTGGGAGCTTTTTGTATTGGTACCAACCAAATAGATCTGCAAACCTGTTTAAAGAAAGGAATCGCGGTTTTTAACGCACCTTATAGCAATACGCGTTCTGTGGTAGAATTAGCCATTGGTGAAATTATTTTGCTGATGCGAAATCTTCCAGATAAAATGCGATTAATGCACGAAGGGAAATGGGAGAAATCTGCGAATAACAGTTTTGAAACCCGTGGAAAGAAACTGGGAATTATTGGCTATGGAAATATTGGAAAACAACTTTCTGTAATGGCAGAATCTGTTGGTTTTGATGTTTATTATTATGATGTGGAAGAAAAGCTGCCCATGGGAAATGTTACTAAATGCAATTCCCTTAAAGAACTGCTGGAAACGGTAGATATTGTTACGCTGCACGTAGATGGTAGAAAGGAAAATAAAGATATTATAGGCGAAAAGGAATTTGGTTATATGAAGGAAAACGTGATTTTCCTGAATTTAAGCAGGGGACACGTAGTTGATATAAAAGCGCTTAAAAAGAATATAGAATCCGGTAAAATAATGGGGGCGGGGATAGATGTATATCCGCAGGAACCAAAAACCAATAACGAAGAATTTATTTCTGAATTAAGGAATTTACCCAATGTTATCCTTACGCCGCATATAGGTGGAAGCACACTTGAAGCCCAGGAGAATATCGGTAATTTTGTTCCCGGTAAAATTATTGAATATATAAATACCGGAAGCACCACCAATTCGGTTAACTTCCCGAATTTACAATTGCCGGTGCTACATAATGCGCACCGACTTATTCATATTCACGAAAACAGGCCGGGAATTTTGGCTGAAATCAACAGGATCCTTGCCGGGCACGATATCAATATTGAAGGGCAATATTTAAAAACCAATGAGACTATTGGTTATGTGATAACCGATATAGATAAGCAATATGATAAAAAGGTGATTAAAGATCTTAAAGGCCTTAAAGGAACAATTCGTTTTAGAGTTTTATACTAG
- a CDS encoding response regulator transcription factor has product METDAAILEEKITLLKETARLIPCVVIVHQLDPVTPIYMSKKGLSQLGITLDELQEIGSDYHKRFFNNEDMSGFLQKIKALLSRKNPDESFSFFQQVKFKDRKKWVWHLSALRIFHQAQDGSPTHTCTTAIPIDQMKHIPKKAERLLAESMFFNKNLDNFLSLGDREKEILKFVALGESSGEIAEKLFISIETVRTHRKNIKHKLGIKSSYEFTKYAYAFDLI; this is encoded by the coding sequence ATGGAAACTGATGCTGCAATCCTGGAGGAAAAAATAACTTTATTAAAAGAAACGGCCAGGTTAATACCCTGTGTTGTGATAGTGCACCAATTAGACCCTGTTACCCCAATTTATATGAGTAAAAAGGGTTTATCGCAATTAGGGATAACATTAGATGAACTTCAGGAAATTGGATCAGATTATCACAAACGCTTCTTTAATAACGAAGATATGAGTGGTTTTTTACAAAAGATAAAAGCACTTTTGTCAAGAAAAAATCCAGACGAGAGTTTTAGCTTTTTTCAGCAAGTTAAATTTAAAGATCGTAAAAAATGGGTTTGGCATTTAAGTGCTTTACGCATTTTTCACCAGGCACAAGATGGGTCGCCAACGCACACCTGTACTACCGCAATTCCCATAGACCAAATGAAACATATCCCAAAAAAAGCAGAACGCCTCCTGGCAGAAAGCATGTTCTTTAATAAGAATCTAGACAATTTTTTAAGTTTAGGAGATAGGGAAAAAGAAATTTTAAAGTTTGTTGCACTGGGAGAAAGTTCAGGGGAAATTGCTGAAAAACTTTTTATTTCTATAGAAACCGTTCGCACCCATAGAAAGAATATCAAACATAAATTAGGGATAAAAAGCTCTTATGAATTTACAAAATATGCTTACGCCTTCGATTTAATATAA
- a CDS encoding 5'-nucleotidase — MKKSIAIDMDGVLADVESHFLTWYERDYGEKFTKKDLAGKTEEDAFPKKGLVKKFASTKNFFSTVPVMKGAVEAVKKIQKDYEIYIVSAAMEFPQSLVEKRSWLSEHFPFIHWKKIVFCGDKSIIDTDIMIDDHLKNLDYFKGETIMFSAFHNLDFDNHTRANNWEEVLDILKSVEKF, encoded by the coding sequence ATGAAGAAATCTATAGCTATAGATATGGACGGCGTTCTAGCCGATGTAGAATCTCATTTTCTAACCTGGTATGAGCGCGATTATGGAGAGAAATTTACCAAGAAAGATTTAGCAGGAAAAACCGAAGAAGACGCTTTTCCTAAAAAAGGACTGGTAAAAAAATTCGCTTCTACAAAAAATTTCTTTAGCACAGTCCCTGTAATGAAAGGAGCTGTAGAGGCTGTAAAAAAAATTCAGAAGGATTATGAAATTTATATTGTTTCCGCAGCGATGGAGTTTCCCCAGAGTTTAGTAGAAAAACGCAGCTGGTTAAGTGAACATTTCCCTTTTATACATTGGAAAAAAATTGTTTTTTGTGGCGATAAAAGCATTATTGATACTGATATCATGATTGACGACCACCTTAAAAACCTCGATTATTTTAAAGGAGAAACCATAATGTTTAGCGCTTTTCATAATTTAGATTTTGACAATCATACCCGCGCAAATAACTGGGAGGAAGTTTTAGATATTCTAAAATCTGTAGAGAAGTTTTGA
- a CDS encoding ABC transporter ATP-binding protein — MAKILNVRNLEKSYSSGSKKLKVLQDINFEVEEQKTFAIVGPSGSGKTTLLGLCAGLDRPDSGTIDLCGSELSTLDEDERALLRNQHIGFVFQDFQLLPTLTALENVAVPLELQGNKDASKIGKELLEKVGLGDRINHYPSQLSGGEQQRVALARAFSTRPSVLFADEPTGNLDAETGEKVEELLFDLNKEAGTTLIIVTHDIELAAKTQHILKLKGGKIVENQETQV, encoded by the coding sequence ATGGCAAAGATATTAAACGTTCGCAACCTGGAGAAAAGCTATTCCAGCGGTTCTAAAAAACTTAAAGTTCTCCAGGATATTAATTTTGAAGTTGAAGAACAAAAAACCTTTGCTATTGTAGGCCCATCCGGAAGTGGAAAAACCACGCTACTGGGACTTTGCGCGGGATTAGACAGGCCAGATTCTGGAACTATTGATCTTTGCGGAAGCGAATTGAGTACGCTAGATGAAGATGAAAGAGCGCTATTGCGAAATCAACATATTGGATTTGTTTTCCAGGATTTTCAGTTGCTACCCACGCTTACTGCCTTAGAAAATGTGGCTGTTCCATTAGAACTTCAGGGGAATAAAGATGCTTCTAAAATAGGCAAGGAATTATTAGAAAAAGTAGGATTAGGCGATCGTATAAATCATTATCCTTCCCAACTTTCTGGAGGAGAACAGCAACGAGTGGCATTAGCGCGCGCTTTTTCTACCCGGCCTTCTGTATTATTCGCCGATGAACCCACCGGAAATCTCGATGCCGAAACCGGCGAAAAAGTAGAAGAATTGCTTTTCGATCTAAATAAAGAAGCTGGTACTACTCTGATTATCGTTACCCACGATATTGAATTAGCGGCAAAAACACAGCATATTCTGAAACTAAAAGGAGGAAAAATTGTTGAAAATCAGGAAACGCAAGTATAA
- a CDS encoding heavy-metal-associated domain-containing protein: MKATILLEELNCGNCVKYVTEKLSKIKYIFDILPDEKASKITFSYNSEVAALEAVGIISSFRKMDKEEDFDHKLKIA, encoded by the coding sequence ATGAAAGCTACTATTCTATTAGAAGAACTAAACTGCGGAAATTGCGTAAAATATGTCACAGAGAAACTTTCTAAAATCAAATACATCTTCGATATACTACCCGATGAAAAAGCTTCTAAAATAACCTTTAGCTATAATTCTGAAGTTGCTGCTTTGGAAGCTGTGGGAATTATAAGTTCGTTTCGTAAAATGGATAAAGAAGAAGATTTTGACCATAAGCTTAAAATTGCGTAG
- a CDS encoding MFS transporter, translated as MKIENQQRIALSTYFFLSGFCFSTWASRIPNIKMAFNLNEAELGNLLMVMPISSLIGLPVSGWLVSRFESRYPLIVSFVLLAASLSIIGIADELYLLIIGIFTFAFSMRIFNISMNTQSLTLQKAFPRKIIGSFHGLWSTGGLLGVGFSTILIKLEIPIYQHLPSVSIFTLILSLIAFSFLLKKDRSTQGNKLRFGKPDKPTMYLGFLVFLAAITEGGMFDWSGVYFKEVVNEDVFTLGYLIFMVFMALSRFFSDRIVEKIGMEKNYIISASLVCLGVLLMIVFPYFWPALVGFCLVGIGVAAIIPMTFLLAGSSKKYSPGMAISIITTYAIVGMLLGPPLVGYLAHLFNLQVSFILFFTSALMLIPISQLFFKNHKKSE; from the coding sequence ATGAAGATTGAAAACCAACAACGAATTGCCCTAAGTACCTATTTTTTTCTTTCGGGATTTTGTTTTTCTACCTGGGCTTCAAGGATTCCAAATATAAAAATGGCTTTTAATCTAAACGAAGCAGAACTTGGTAATTTGCTTATGGTAATGCCTATAAGTTCCCTTATTGGTCTGCCGGTTTCAGGTTGGTTGGTTTCTCGTTTTGAAAGCAGGTATCCACTTATTGTTTCTTTCGTGTTATTGGCAGCTTCTCTTAGTATTATTGGAATAGCCGATGAGCTCTATTTGCTAATCATTGGGATCTTTACTTTCGCCTTTTCTATGCGAATTTTTAATATTTCTATGAATACGCAATCCTTAACCTTACAGAAAGCATTTCCTCGAAAGATTATTGGTTCTTTTCATGGTCTTTGGAGCACCGGCGGACTGTTAGGAGTGGGTTTCTCTACAATACTTATAAAATTAGAAATCCCTATTTATCAACATTTACCGTCTGTTTCTATATTTACGCTTATTTTATCTCTAATTGCTTTTTCTTTTTTACTTAAGAAAGACCGGTCTACCCAGGGAAATAAACTTCGTTTTGGAAAACCTGATAAGCCTACCATGTATCTTGGTTTTCTAGTATTTCTTGCTGCAATTACCGAAGGCGGAATGTTCGACTGGAGTGGGGTTTATTTTAAAGAAGTAGTTAATGAAGATGTTTTTACCCTGGGATACTTAATATTTATGGTTTTTATGGCACTTTCCCGATTCTTTTCAGACAGAATTGTGGAAAAAATAGGAATGGAAAAGAATTATATCATAAGTGCTTCCCTGGTATGTTTAGGCGTTTTGCTAATGATTGTTTTTCCGTATTTCTGGCCGGCGTTGGTAGGTTTTTGTCTTGTTGGTATAGGGGTGGCTGCAATAATCCCAATGACATTTCTTTTGGCAGGTTCTTCTAAAAAATATTCGCCAGGAATGGCTATTTCAATAATAACCACCTATGCTATAGTGGGTATGCTTTTAGGCCCACCGCTTGTTGGGTACCTGGCGCATCTTTTTAATTTGCAGGTTTCTTTTATTCTTTTCTTTACTTCAGCATTAATGCTAATTCCTATCTCGCAATTGTTTTTTAAGAATCATAAAAAATCAGAGTGA
- the azu gene encoding azurin yields the protein MKFLSKSVLILGAVAMIACGDKKEEKEDKITIGDGNSPQSQTTTEKSSTSSDSSDEDVAEITIEGNDQMRFNKDEIRVKAGQTVRLTLKHVGEMEKSVMGHNWVLLTEGTAINDFGQKAVKAKDNDYIPEDTDAVIANTRMIGGGEEVTIEFEAPETGEYDFICSFPGHYSVMKGKFIVE from the coding sequence ATGAAATTTTTAAGTAAATCTGTTTTGATCTTAGGAGCCGTGGCGATGATTGCTTGCGGAGATAAAAAAGAAGAAAAAGAAGATAAGATTACTATTGGAGACGGGAATAGCCCGCAGTCTCAAACTACTACCGAGAAATCTTCGACAAGCAGTGATTCTTCAGACGAAGATGTTGCTGAAATTACTATTGAAGGAAATGACCAGATGCGTTTCAATAAAGACGAGATTAGAGTTAAAGCTGGACAAACTGTTCGATTAACTTTAAAGCACGTTGGTGAAATGGAAAAAAGCGTGATGGGGCATAACTGGGTGTTGTTAACCGAGGGTACTGCGATCAATGATTTTGGCCAAAAAGCAGTAAAGGCTAAGGATAACGATTATATTCCTGAAGATACTGATGCTGTTATTGCTAACACCAGAATGATTGGTGGTGGAGAAGAAGTAACCATAGAATTTGAAGCTCCTGAAACCGGTGAGTACGATTTTATTTGTAGCTTTCCTGGACATTATTCAGTGATGAAAGGTAAATTTATCGTAGAGTAG
- a CDS encoding ABC transporter permease — protein sequence MNNNKPSKPGINWLFKMAWRDGKASGKKLTLFMASIVLGIAAVVSIQSFGENLKDNISLQSKALMGADFKIDSDDAPNERVMQIMDSLGGPEAREIKFASMAAFPQSEATKLMQVRGIEGGFPFYGELETQPAEAAKTYQENAAALVDATVMLQLGIKPGDSIKIGKVTLPIAGALNSVPGSTAIFSSVAPPVLIPYKFIEESGLVQTGSRIDYEFYFTADPKTDMEKLDEELDPILDAEEADIDTHTSTSDRLGRRYENFGKFLNLVAFIALLLGCVGIASAIHIYIKEKLRAVAVLKCLGASKKQTFLIYLIQVAFMGLIGGIIGTVLGLILQQLFPWLLEGLLPVDVQITFSLQVIVMGILLGILMSVLFALYPLIGTLYISPLQALRVIKEGSKKSRKAIILVSLGIFLFIFLFSLWLLEDWKYSLSFVGGILVTFSILAGIAYLFMRAIRKYFPHSWGFIARQSLMNLFRPQNQTLTLVLAIGVGTFLISTLYFSKDLLLAQASIESQADSPNMILLDVQSEQREAVAQTIKANNLPVLSDIPIVTMRVQNIAGKSVNEIRNDTTSQINGWVLDHEFRVTYRDSIIASEFIESGEWTAEGGDISPVPVSISDNFAEDAKVKVGDELVFNVQGVLLDAVVGSIRTVDWSRMQLNFSLVFPTGVLEDAPQFHVLTTKVPGEDASAKLQQQLVKQFPNVSIIDLRQVLNVIEMLLGRISWIINFMAFFSILTGVIVLLGAIRTSKYQRIRESVLLRTLGAKGKQILNITALEYIYLGVLGGLSGVLLSLISSQLLAWLVFESPFTPSLVPFLIVFPGIVLLVLIIGLSNSLSVIRKPPLEVLRKEVT from the coding sequence ATGAACAACAATAAACCTTCTAAACCCGGTATTAACTGGCTTTTTAAAATGGCCTGGCGCGACGGAAAGGCTAGCGGTAAAAAGTTAACGCTTTTTATGGCTTCCATCGTTCTGGGAATTGCCGCGGTAGTTTCTATTCAATCTTTTGGAGAAAATCTAAAAGACAATATTTCCCTACAATCCAAAGCGCTCATGGGCGCCGATTTTAAAATAGACAGCGACGATGCTCCCAATGAACGCGTAATGCAAATTATGGATTCCCTGGGCGGTCCTGAAGCTCGTGAAATCAAATTTGCCTCGATGGCTGCTTTTCCGCAAAGCGAGGCCACAAAACTAATGCAGGTTAGAGGAATTGAAGGCGGATTTCCATTTTACGGCGAATTGGAAACTCAGCCGGCAGAAGCTGCAAAAACATACCAGGAAAATGCTGCGGCTTTGGTTGATGCAACCGTAATGCTTCAGTTAGGGATAAAGCCCGGCGATAGCATTAAAATTGGAAAAGTTACTTTGCCAATTGCCGGGGCACTCAATAGCGTTCCCGGGAGTACGGCTATTTTTAGTTCAGTAGCGCCCCCGGTACTTATTCCCTATAAATTTATTGAAGAATCTGGTCTTGTTCAAACCGGAAGCCGGATTGATTACGAATTCTATTTTACAGCCGATCCTAAAACCGATATGGAAAAGCTGGATGAAGAACTGGATCCAATTCTTGATGCTGAAGAAGCCGATATAGATACTCATACTTCTACCAGCGACCGATTGGGAAGACGCTACGAAAATTTTGGAAAATTCCTTAATCTCGTTGCCTTTATTGCTTTATTACTGGGTTGTGTAGGTATTGCGAGCGCCATTCATATTTACATCAAAGAAAAATTACGTGCCGTAGCAGTTTTAAAATGTCTGGGCGCCAGCAAAAAACAAACTTTTCTTATCTATCTTATTCAGGTTGCTTTTATGGGCTTAATTGGCGGTATTATAGGTACTGTCCTCGGTTTAATCCTTCAGCAATTATTCCCCTGGCTTTTAGAAGGCCTGCTTCCGGTAGATGTACAAATCACTTTTTCCTTACAGGTAATTGTGATGGGGATTTTATTAGGAATTCTGATGTCGGTTTTATTTGCGCTCTACCCGTTAATCGGAACACTTTATATTTCTCCTTTACAGGCACTACGAGTAATAAAAGAAGGTTCTAAAAAGTCCCGAAAGGCAATTATTTTAGTTTCATTAGGAATCTTTTTATTCATCTTTTTGTTTTCGCTTTGGCTACTGGAAGATTGGAAATATTCCCTCTCCTTTGTAGGCGGAATTTTAGTCACTTTTTCAATCCTGGCCGGAATAGCCTATCTATTTATGCGGGCTATTCGTAAGTATTTTCCGCATAGCTGGGGTTTTATAGCCCGGCAAAGCTTAATGAATCTTTTTAGACCACAAAATCAAACCTTAACGCTGGTACTTGCCATTGGTGTAGGTACTTTTCTAATTAGTACGCTTTATTTTAGCAAAGATTTGTTATTAGCCCAGGCTTCTATAGAATCCCAGGCCGATAGTCCTAATATGATTCTCTTAGATGTACAATCTGAACAACGGGAAGCCGTAGCACAAACAATAAAAGCGAATAATTTACCCGTTTTAAGCGATATTCCTATTGTAACTATGCGTGTTCAAAATATAGCGGGAAAATCGGTTAACGAGATAAGAAATGATACTACTTCCCAAATTAACGGCTGGGTTTTAGATCACGAATTTAGAGTAACCTATCGCGATTCTATTATTGCTTCTGAATTTATTGAAAGCGGAGAATGGACCGCCGAAGGAGGAGATATTAGTCCAGTTCCTGTTTCTATAAGCGATAATTTTGCTGAAGATGCTAAAGTTAAAGTTGGAGACGAGCTTGTTTTTAACGTGCAGGGCGTTTTATTAGATGCAGTTGTGGGTAGTATAAGAACTGTAGACTGGTCTAGAATGCAACTGAATTTTTCCCTGGTTTTCCCAACAGGGGTTTTAGAAGACGCTCCACAATTTCACGTGTTAACCACTAAAGTTCCGGGGGAAGATGCATCGGCTAAATTACAACAGCAATTGGTGAAACAGTTTCCAAATGTTTCTATAATTGATCTTAGGCAGGTATTAAATGTTATTGAAATGCTCCTGGGAAGAATTTCCTGGATTATTAATTTTATGGCATTTTTCAGTATTTTAACGGGAGTTATTGTGCTTTTAGGAGCAATAAGAACCAGTAAATATCAGCGAATTCGAGAGAGTGTATTATTGAGAACCCTGGGTGCAAAAGGCAAACAAATATTGAACATTACCGCTTTGGAATATATTTATTTGGGTGTACTTGGCGGCTTATCGGGTGTTTTATTATCATTAATCAGTAGCCAGTTATTAGCCTGGTTGGTTTTTGAATCTCCTTTTACCCCATCGTTAGTTCCATTTTTAATAGTATTCCCGGGAATTGTTTTGCTGGTGTTAATTATTGGATTAAGCAACAGTCTAAGCGTAATAAGAAAACCACCTTTGGAGGTTTTAAGAAAGGAAGTAACTTAA